From Shewanella yunxiaonensis, the proteins below share one genomic window:
- a CDS encoding DUF6950 family protein has product MMTFAEYITQNRGKPFKWGTHDCCLFVADWLLAKESDFGDIAAEFRGNYDSQLTAFKRLREQGFNDLQSVFNAKLGNSVPALQLRRGDVVLLATPAGDVMGLFGGNQCFALAESGVDAYSRAAIKMGWHV; this is encoded by the coding sequence ATGATGACGTTCGCAGAGTACATTACCCAAAACCGTGGCAAGCCATTTAAATGGGGCACCCACGACTGTTGCCTGTTCGTGGCTGATTGGCTGTTGGCAAAAGAGTCTGACTTTGGCGACATCGCCGCCGAGTTTCGCGGTAACTATGACAGCCAGTTAACCGCCTTTAAACGCCTGCGTGAACAGGGTTTTAACGACCTTCAAAGCGTGTTTAACGCCAAGTTAGGAAACTCGGTACCGGCGCTGCAATTGCGGAGGGGTGACGTAGTGCTGCTGGCAACGCCTGCCGGGGATGTGATGGGGCTATTTGGCGGCAACCAGTGCTTTGCATTGGCAGAGTCAGGTGTGGATGCCTATTCACGGGCCGCAATTAAAATGGGGTGGCACGTATGA